The following are encoded together in the Coffea arabica cultivar ET-39 chromosome 1c, Coffea Arabica ET-39 HiFi, whole genome shotgun sequence genome:
- the LOC113722799 gene encoding uncharacterized protein isoform X1 — translation MGCPTDQDSSGTMSKYSSIIFASIILSLSCSAVSDLSFWHLQQYVRQSDRKFEQKTNRFWEFHEQSNSWVEVELPFDLVSCVNDTCTRVGSVDHQTMDKIEDTEELDVPESKRSSEKEDCLKAGVGENSNAVLPFRKRVSLTKMSDTSIWITGPSGSIYERFWNGLQWVIAPHDLPASAGYAISVFIVNQIILALSEAGNLYQMQLNENAHPVWIDFTPLINNSTSHETGQRFPARVISGVTSEDRERLYLCTKNRSLIELIGTEPTRWKNHGRPPGADVEAIVDATSVRPEAVFTVSAAGDLYEYDQSSKPAWKKHIQKEGSELDLSLAPLKGCSFHGLNGPTSVSIFLLTKGGDLVERQFQQRKWKWVPHGSPEDHFLTSITCNPQDEPNENLNTMFLTTAAGLVFEYRIPKQSGASQENQILEHWVNHIHPSNAKIAKRITGLQLQVGRMIFPLDDGRLSELHLAGIGGESSGPSQQINARRRVSPKYVWSILDAPETEGWNAEYCTEEYGPTNCISGMKEETNDEDLTGLISRRRKGISSQQNYLLLGISGSSSTKTLEDLSIADHSITKNFRLRAMHGGKSFFLITDEGLTFEYLSAENVWFWLRHEHSTAIRGAVGNYNGSLYLIDEYGSLFIRERSGNELAWINCTAIKKGRQVIGGPPWDGIPGKTQKVTATDALFFVSRSGRLLQLTVALRKFKWKDCRNPPNTKIACIADQEALREKIVFVVGRNGRLYQYNKVTELWHEHYQSQHLVLSRLPGTAMRPSPLSLKGSLFMLSENGGLVEYHWNQLDGWNWVEHGTPNSNVTLVGSPGPCFEGGQLFLIGSDGNVYLRFLDQATWKWKNCGFPYTETKVDADQKQIGEGNGNKDICINEEIETSFEKLAENLQAINKNCDPKVESTRPISFAETSVIFELRDGRLAELQKTGDANWAWSRSIGTPTSLCLANYWTTLAS, via the exons ATGGGATGTCCTACTGACCAGGATTCTAGTGGAACCATGTCTAAGTATTCTTCCATTATTTTCGCTTCGATCATCTTATCATTGAGCTGCTCTGCTGTTTCTGATTTGAGTTTCTGGCACCTGCAACAGTATGTCAGACAGTCTGATCGAAAATTTGAGCAGAAAACCAATCGGTTTTGGGAGTTCCATGAGCAATCCAATAGCTGGGTTGAAGTGGAACTCccttttgatcttgtttcttgtGTCAATGATACTTGTACAAGAGTTGGTTCAGTTGATCATCAGACGATGGACAAGATTGAAGACACAGAAGAACTTGATGTTCCTGAGTCGAAAAGGAGCTCTGAAAAGGAGGATTGTTTAAAAGCAGGGGTAGGGGAAAATTCTAATGCTGTTCTGCCTTTCAGAAAGAGAGTTTCTCTAACAAAAATGTCTGATACATCCATCTGGATTACTGGACCTAGTGGATCAATCTATGAGAGGTTTTGGAACGGTTTGCAGTGGGTAATAGCACCACATGATCTACCAGCAAGTGCAGGGTATGCGATTTCTGTCTTCATTGTTAATCAGATAATTCTTGCTCTCTCAGAGGCAGGGAATCTGTACCAG ATGCAGCTGAATGAAAATGCACATCCAGTTTGGATTGATTTCACACCACTGATCAATAACAGTACAAGCCATGAAACAGGACAAAGATTTCCCGCTCGAGTAATTTCTGGAGTGACCTCAGAAGATAGGGA GAGATTATATTTGTGCACAAAGAATCGATCATTAATAGAACTTATTGGGACTGAACCTACCAG ATGGAAAAATCATGGTCGACCACCTGGTGCCGATGTTGAAGCAATAGTCGATGCTACTTCTGTTAGACCAGAAGCAGTATTTACTGTAAG TGCTGCAGGAGATCTCTACGAATATGACCAGAGTTCTAAGCCAGCATGGAAGAAACACATACAAAAAGAAGGATCAGAACTAGATCTCTCTTTGGCTCCATTGAAAGGTTGCAGCTTCCATGGACTGAATGGACCTACTTCAGTGTCAATCTTTCTTTTAACCAAG GGAGGAGACTTGGTTGAGAGGCAATTCCAACAGAGGAAGTGGAAATGGGTTCCCCATGGAAGTCCAGAGGATCATTTCTTGACATCCATCACATGCAATCCTCAAGATGAACCAAATGAGAACCTAAATACAATGTTTCTCACTACAGCAGCTGGATTAGTTTTTGAATATCGAATTCCAAAACAATCAG GTGCATCCCAGGAGAACCAAATTCTAGAGCATTGGGTGAATCACATTCATCCTTCAAATGCAAAAATAGCAAAACGAATTACAGGGCTCCAATTGCAAGTTGGCAGAATGATTTTTCCATTAGATGATGGAAGGCTTTCAGAATTGCATCTAGCAGGTATTGGTGGTGAAAGTTCAGGACCAAGTCAGCAGATTAATGCCCGGAGAAGAGTATCCCCCAAGTATGTATGGTCCATATTAGATGCTCCAGAAACTGAAGGATGGAATGCAGAATACTGTACTGAAGAATATGGACCTACAAATTGCATTTCAGGgatgaaagaggaaaccaatGATGAAGATCTTACAGGATTAATATCAAGAAGGAGAAAAGGAATTAGTTCACAACAAAACTACTTGTTACTTGGCATATCTGGCAGCAGCTCAACCAAGACCTTAGAAGATCTTAGTATAGCAGATCACTCGATTACCAAAAACTTCCGTCTCAGAGCAATGCATGGAGGAAAATCCTTCTTTCTGATAACAGATGAGGGCCTGACATTTGAATACCTAAGTGCCGAAAATGTGTGGTTCTGGTTGAGGCACGAGCATTCAACGGCCATCAGGGGCGCAGTCGGAAACTACAATGGAAGTTTGTATTTGATTGATGAGTATGGAAGTCTGTTTATTAGAGAAAGAAGTGGAAATGAACTAGCATGGATAAATTGCACTGCCATAAAGAAAGGAAGACAAGTGATTGGAGGTCCACCATGGGATGGCATTCCTGGAAAGACACAGAAAGTAACAGCAACTGATGCACTCTTTTTTGTCAGCAGAAGTGGAAGGTTATTACAGCTAACT GTTGCATTGAGAAAGTTCAAATGGAAAGATTGTCGAAACCCACCAAATACTAAGATTGCTTGCATAGCTGATCAGGAGGCTCTCAGAGAAAAAATAGTGTTTGTTGTCGGGAGGAATGGTCGACTGTACCAGTACAACAAGGTTACAGAGCTTTGGCATGAGCATTACCAGTCTCAACACTTAGTTCTATCAAGATTGCCTGGAACAGCTATGAGGCCATCACCTTTATCATTAAAGGGTTCTCTTTTCATGCTTTCTGAAAATGGTGGACTAGTTGAATATCACTGGAATCAGTTAGACGGTTGGAATTGGGTGGAACATGGAACACCAAATAGTAATGTTACATTAGTTGGTTCACCAGGACCTTGCTTTGAAGGTGGCCAACTATTTCTGATTGGTTCAGATGGTAATGTTTATCTTAGGTTCCTGGACCAAGCAACATGGAAATGGAAGAACTGTGGCTTTCCATACACTGAAACTAAGGTGGATGCGGATCAAAAGCAGATTGGAGAAGGAAATGGAAACAAAGATATCTGTATCAACGAAGAAATTGAAACCAGCTTTGAGAAACTAGCAGAGAACTTGCAAGCTATTAACAAAAATTGTGATCCTAAG GTGGAGTCTACACGTCCAATTTCATTTGCAGAAACCTCAGTCATATTTGAGCTAAGAGATGGCAGA TTGGCAGAGTTGCAGAAAACTGGAGATGCAAACTGGGCTTGGTCACGTTCCATTGGGACTCCCACAAGTTTATGCCTAGCTAACTATTGGACAACTTTGGCTTCATAA
- the LOC113722799 gene encoding uncharacterized protein isoform X2, translating into MQLNENAHPVWIDFTPLINNSTSHETGQRFPARVISGVTSEDRERLYLCTKNRSLIELIGTEPTRWKNHGRPPGADVEAIVDATSVRPEAVFTVSAAGDLYEYDQSSKPAWKKHIQKEGSELDLSLAPLKGCSFHGLNGPTSVSIFLLTKGGDLVERQFQQRKWKWVPHGSPEDHFLTSITCNPQDEPNENLNTMFLTTAAGLVFEYRIPKQSGASQENQILEHWVNHIHPSNAKIAKRITGLQLQVGRMIFPLDDGRLSELHLAGIGGESSGPSQQINARRRVSPKYVWSILDAPETEGWNAEYCTEEYGPTNCISGMKEETNDEDLTGLISRRRKGISSQQNYLLLGISGSSSTKTLEDLSIADHSITKNFRLRAMHGGKSFFLITDEGLTFEYLSAENVWFWLRHEHSTAIRGAVGNYNGSLYLIDEYGSLFIRERSGNELAWINCTAIKKGRQVIGGPPWDGIPGKTQKVTATDALFFVSRSGRLLQLTVALRKFKWKDCRNPPNTKIACIADQEALREKIVFVVGRNGRLYQYNKVTELWHEHYQSQHLVLSRLPGTAMRPSPLSLKGSLFMLSENGGLVEYHWNQLDGWNWVEHGTPNSNVTLVGSPGPCFEGGQLFLIGSDGNVYLRFLDQATWKWKNCGFPYTETKVDADQKQIGEGNGNKDICINEEIETSFEKLAENLQAINKNCDPKVESTRPISFAETSVIFELRDGRLAELQKTGDANWAWSRSIGTPTSLCLANYWTTLAS; encoded by the exons ATGCAGCTGAATGAAAATGCACATCCAGTTTGGATTGATTTCACACCACTGATCAATAACAGTACAAGCCATGAAACAGGACAAAGATTTCCCGCTCGAGTAATTTCTGGAGTGACCTCAGAAGATAGGGA GAGATTATATTTGTGCACAAAGAATCGATCATTAATAGAACTTATTGGGACTGAACCTACCAG ATGGAAAAATCATGGTCGACCACCTGGTGCCGATGTTGAAGCAATAGTCGATGCTACTTCTGTTAGACCAGAAGCAGTATTTACTGTAAG TGCTGCAGGAGATCTCTACGAATATGACCAGAGTTCTAAGCCAGCATGGAAGAAACACATACAAAAAGAAGGATCAGAACTAGATCTCTCTTTGGCTCCATTGAAAGGTTGCAGCTTCCATGGACTGAATGGACCTACTTCAGTGTCAATCTTTCTTTTAACCAAG GGAGGAGACTTGGTTGAGAGGCAATTCCAACAGAGGAAGTGGAAATGGGTTCCCCATGGAAGTCCAGAGGATCATTTCTTGACATCCATCACATGCAATCCTCAAGATGAACCAAATGAGAACCTAAATACAATGTTTCTCACTACAGCAGCTGGATTAGTTTTTGAATATCGAATTCCAAAACAATCAG GTGCATCCCAGGAGAACCAAATTCTAGAGCATTGGGTGAATCACATTCATCCTTCAAATGCAAAAATAGCAAAACGAATTACAGGGCTCCAATTGCAAGTTGGCAGAATGATTTTTCCATTAGATGATGGAAGGCTTTCAGAATTGCATCTAGCAGGTATTGGTGGTGAAAGTTCAGGACCAAGTCAGCAGATTAATGCCCGGAGAAGAGTATCCCCCAAGTATGTATGGTCCATATTAGATGCTCCAGAAACTGAAGGATGGAATGCAGAATACTGTACTGAAGAATATGGACCTACAAATTGCATTTCAGGgatgaaagaggaaaccaatGATGAAGATCTTACAGGATTAATATCAAGAAGGAGAAAAGGAATTAGTTCACAACAAAACTACTTGTTACTTGGCATATCTGGCAGCAGCTCAACCAAGACCTTAGAAGATCTTAGTATAGCAGATCACTCGATTACCAAAAACTTCCGTCTCAGAGCAATGCATGGAGGAAAATCCTTCTTTCTGATAACAGATGAGGGCCTGACATTTGAATACCTAAGTGCCGAAAATGTGTGGTTCTGGTTGAGGCACGAGCATTCAACGGCCATCAGGGGCGCAGTCGGAAACTACAATGGAAGTTTGTATTTGATTGATGAGTATGGAAGTCTGTTTATTAGAGAAAGAAGTGGAAATGAACTAGCATGGATAAATTGCACTGCCATAAAGAAAGGAAGACAAGTGATTGGAGGTCCACCATGGGATGGCATTCCTGGAAAGACACAGAAAGTAACAGCAACTGATGCACTCTTTTTTGTCAGCAGAAGTGGAAGGTTATTACAGCTAACT GTTGCATTGAGAAAGTTCAAATGGAAAGATTGTCGAAACCCACCAAATACTAAGATTGCTTGCATAGCTGATCAGGAGGCTCTCAGAGAAAAAATAGTGTTTGTTGTCGGGAGGAATGGTCGACTGTACCAGTACAACAAGGTTACAGAGCTTTGGCATGAGCATTACCAGTCTCAACACTTAGTTCTATCAAGATTGCCTGGAACAGCTATGAGGCCATCACCTTTATCATTAAAGGGTTCTCTTTTCATGCTTTCTGAAAATGGTGGACTAGTTGAATATCACTGGAATCAGTTAGACGGTTGGAATTGGGTGGAACATGGAACACCAAATAGTAATGTTACATTAGTTGGTTCACCAGGACCTTGCTTTGAAGGTGGCCAACTATTTCTGATTGGTTCAGATGGTAATGTTTATCTTAGGTTCCTGGACCAAGCAACATGGAAATGGAAGAACTGTGGCTTTCCATACACTGAAACTAAGGTGGATGCGGATCAAAAGCAGATTGGAGAAGGAAATGGAAACAAAGATATCTGTATCAACGAAGAAATTGAAACCAGCTTTGAGAAACTAGCAGAGAACTTGCAAGCTATTAACAAAAATTGTGATCCTAAG GTGGAGTCTACACGTCCAATTTCATTTGCAGAAACCTCAGTCATATTTGAGCTAAGAGATGGCAGA TTGGCAGAGTTGCAGAAAACTGGAGATGCAAACTGGGCTTGGTCACGTTCCATTGGGACTCCCACAAGTTTATGCCTAGCTAACTATTGGACAACTTTGGCTTCATAA
- the LOC113722926 gene encoding RNA-binding protein Y14-like: MANPEVEAVDFEPEDDDLMDEDVDGAASPRAPIPKLKSAITGGSSSSFSAAKKTKGRGFREEATTADRNARMSAPFDSLDSEGGPGPERSIEGWIILVTGVHEELQEDELLNAFREFGEIKNLHLNLDRRTGFVKGYALIEYEDREEAEKAIHEMDGTEFYTHTIHVDWAFSKGPFKRKNMRRRSPRGHRSRSPRRRF; this comes from the exons ATGGCTAATCCGGAGGTGGAAGCTGTGGATTTCGAGCCGGAGGATGACGATTTGATGGACGAGGACGTCGACGGGGCGGCTTCGCCTCGGGCACCAATTCCTAAGCTCAAGTCCGCCATCACCGGCGGCTCCTCTTCCTCCTTCTCCGCCGCTAAGAAGACTAAAGGCCGCGGCTTCCGTGAGGAGGCCACCACCGCTGACCGAAATGCTCGCATGTCTGCTCCTTTTGACTCGCTGGACTCCGAAGGCGGCCCTGGTCCTGAACGAT CAATCGAAGGATGGATTATATTGGTTACTGGAGTTCATGAAGAGTTACAAGAAGATGAGCTGTTGAATGCATTTCGTGAGTTTGGAGAGATTAAAAACTTGCATTTGAATCTTGATCGCAGGACTGGATTTGTCAAG GGTTATGCACTTATTGAGTACGAGGACCGCGAAGAAGCAGAGAAAGCCATACACGAAATGGATGGAACTGAATTCTACACCCACACTATACATGTTGATTGGGCATTCAGCAAAGGTCCATTTAAAAGGAAGAATATGAGGAGGAG ATCTCCACGTGGTCATCGCTCTAGAAGCCCAAGGAGAAGATTTTAA